In one window of Athene noctua chromosome 17, bAthNoc1.hap1.1, whole genome shotgun sequence DNA:
- the SUSD2 gene encoding sushi domain-containing protein 2 has translation MEFVGIDISFFILFTITALWNAGAQDSCSHQCGELLVTCSCQVTCQSLGTCCPDYKEFCLQISPHSGSLMGGKDFLIENTAFNASSVITCRFKQKIKTSGYVAKDGKAHCISPLLYETGFIPFEVSTDDGLTFPYSGTWLSVHHSRVLDREKCTLVNETKWQYYGTPNTDGNLTLTWTHQALAATHINIEVWGYQESGDSYSENWLAEWKYLYTLAREIPNTGKFSFVPVPAKGNYSTWDFGILRITSSNYSDGQSNVPSVWSQEHALAWHLGNDFRNDPNAWATAKCTEWDRKEEKLPNFIEEITDCPCTLAQARADTGRFHTDYGCDIEKGSVCTYHPGAVHCVRAVQASPQYAAGQQCCYDSTGTQILTHDSTGGSTPDRGHDWGSPPFMKPPRIPGFSHWIYDVISFYYCCLWSDNCHFYMKRRPSSDCRTYRPPRAASAFGDPHFFTFDGLNFTFKGQGEYTLLESDLTSLRVQGRTQKAHFPNGTEAQVTGLSAVAMQENNSDVIEIRYSENLNLEVLLNQKVISFSEQSWMDLKGLFLHSTADQNITVMFSSGSGVEIRGSEGLLTLTVLLPDKFMNHTQGLFGVMNGNTEDEYTFKNKTSMSIHASPQQLFEFGANWAVENGTSLFTYDTEFLLNSFFYGEKHNASFLPVFIPNEDPADPLLKVMVLLCDSDPFCRFDVLTTRSLQVGISTRLSHQNHKLLVEDLEPVISCGWLDHPTNGRKNGTTYLLGSTISFICNQGYELIGSKERICQVTGAWSGDTPSCIPRTDIKQVILLGCVFGIAGLAVLTRLTFLCRKERQKGNQKLVSEVPAVSD, from the exons ATGGAATTCGTTGGCATagatatttctttcttcattctctTCACCATCACTGCTCTTTGGAATGCAG GTGCTCAAGATTCTTGCTCACACCAATGTGGGGAGCTGCTTGTTACCTGTTCTTGCCAGGTGACATGCCAGTCCTTGGGAACTTGCTGTCCCGACTATAAAGAATTCTGTCTTCAAATTTCTCCACACTCAGGATCTCTGATGGGAGGCAAAGACTTTTTGATTGAAAACACAGCTTTTAATGCCTCTTCTGTGATAACGTGCAG GTTCAAgcagaaaatcaaaaccagtggCTATGTTGCTAAGGATGGAAAAGCCCACTGCATCTCCCCACTGCTGTATGAGACTGGTTTCATCCCTTTTGAAGTTTCTACTGATGATGGGCTGACGTTCCCATACTCCGGAACTTGGTTATCAG TACATCACAGCAGAGTTTTGGATAGAGAAAAATGCACATTGGTAAATGAGACAAAATGGCAATACTATGGGACCCCCAACACTGATGGAAACTTAACTCTTACCTGGACACACCAGGCACTTGCAGCAACCCATATCAACATAGAAGTCTGGGGATACCAGGAATCAG GTGACAGTTACTCAGAAAACTGGCTGGCTGAATGGAAATATCTTTACACCTTGGCAAGAGAAATCCCCAATACTGGAAAATTCTCTTTCGTTCCTGTACCTGCTAAAGGAAATTACAGTACATGGGACTTTGGAATTTTGAGAATTACATCCAGCAACTATTCTGATGGGCAGAG caacgTTCCATCAGTCTGGAGCCAAGAACATGCATTGGCTTGGCACCTTGGAAACGACTTCAGAAATGACCCAAATGCGTGGGCAACTGCAAAATGTACAGAATGGGacagaaaggaggagaagctTCCAAACTTTATAGAAGAAATTACCGATtgcccttgcaccctggcacagGCAAGAGCTGACACCGGCAGATTCCAT ACAGATTATGGCTGTGACATTGAAAAGGGGAGCGTGTGTACTTACCACCCTGGCGCTGTGCATTGTGTAAGAGCTGTTCAAGCCag TCCCCAGTATGCAGCAGGACAGCAGTGTTGCTACGATTCCACAGGGACCCAAATCCTCACACATGACTCCACAGGAGGCAGCACACCTGATCGAGGCCATGACTGGGGTTCACCACCTTTCATGAAGCCTCCCCGGATACCTGGCTTTTCCCATTGGATTTATGACGTCATTAGCTTCTATTACTGCTGCCTGTGGTCTGATAATTGTCACTTTTATATGAAAAGGCGGCCCTCCAGTGACTGCAGGACGTATCGCCCGCCTCGAGCTG catCTGCTTTTGGGGATCCTCACTTCTTTACATTTGATGGTCTGAACTTCACCTTCAAAGGCCAGGGAGAATACACGCTGCTAGAGTCTGATCTCACATCCCTAAGAGTGCAAGGGAGGACACAGAAGGCACACTTTCCCAATG GAACTGAGGCTCAGGTGACAGGCTTGTCTGCAGTGGCCATGCAGGAGAACAACTCGGATGTGATCGAAATCCGTTACTCAGAGAATCTGAATCTGGAGGTCCTGTTGAACCAGAAAGTCATCAGCTTCTCTGAGCAAAGCTGGATGGACCTGAAAG GTCTCTTTCTCCATTCTACAGCTGATCAAAACATCACAGTTATGTTCTCTTCTGGGTCTGGAGTAGAAATAAGGGGAAGTGAAGGATTGCTGACCCTTACAGTTCTGCTCCCAGATAAGTTTATGAATCACACACAGGGTCTCTTTGGGGTAATGAATGGCAACACAGAGGATGAGTATACCTTCAAGAATAAAACCTCCATGTCAATTCATGCAAGTCCCCAGCAACTGTTTGAGTTTGGAGCTAACT GGGCTGTTGAAAATGGAACTTCTCTCTTTACTTATGACACAGAGTTCTTACTGAACAGTTTCTTTTACGGGGAAAAGCACAATGCTTCCTTTCTGCCTGTGTTCATTCCTAACGAAGACCCTGCTGATCCCCTGCTGAAAGTGATGGTCTTGCTCTGTGACTCTGACCCATTCTGCAGATTCGATGTTCTGACAACAAGAAGCCTTCAAGTGGGAATTTCCACAAGACTATCTCATCAGAATCACAAGCTGCTGGTAGAAGATCTAGAGCCAG TGATCTCTTGTGGCTGGCTGGATCATCCAACCAATGGAAGAAAGAATGGAACTACCTACCTGCTGGGCTCAACCATCAGTTTCATCTGCAATCAGGGCTATGAACTCATTGGGTCAAAGGAAAGAATTTGCCAAGTGACAGGGGCCTGGTCTGGAGACACACCCAGCTGCATCCCAAGAACAG ATATCAAACAAGTAATTCTTCTTGGCTGTGTGTTTGGAATAGCTGGTCTTGCAGTCCTGACACGTCTGACTTTCTTATGTAGAAAGGAGAG ACAAAAAGGCAACCAGAAACTTGTTTCAGAGGTTCCAGCTGTATCTGACTGA